A section of the Phacochoerus africanus isolate WHEZ1 chromosome 4, ROS_Pafr_v1, whole genome shotgun sequence genome encodes:
- the LOC125126027 gene encoding zinc finger protein 354A isoform X3, translating into MGNVYTGWKSSYKTTKSTQTQDSSFQELIMKRSKRNGPWDLKSEKPCIYEDRLEKKQEKKESVQIVSATQNKILTVERKHKNTESGQNISPKSVPVRPQMVPREKTPPKCEIQGNSFKQNSNLLNQQKNNTAGKRYNCSMCEKTFINTSSLRKHEKNHSGEKLFKCKDCSKAFNQSSALIQHQITHTGEKPYICKECGKAFTLSTSLYKHLRTHTVEKSYRCKECGKSFSRRSGLFIHQKIHAGENPYKYNPGRKASSCSTSLPGCQRIHSRKKSYLCNECGNTFKSSSSLRYHQRIHTGEKPFKCSECGRAFSQSASLIQHERIHTGEKPYRCNECGKGFTSISRLNRHRIIHTGEKFYNCNECGKALSSHSTLIIHERIHTGEKPCKCKVCGKAFRQSSALIQHQRMHTGERPYKCNECGKTFRCNSSLSNHQRIHTGEKPYRCEECGISFGQSSALIQHRRIHTGEKPFKCNTCGKTFRQSSSRIAHQRIHTGEKPYECNTCGKLFNHRSSLTNHYKIHIEENP; encoded by the exons ATGGGGAATGTGTACACAG GATGGAAGAGCAGTTATAAAACTACAAAGTCAACTCAGACACAAGATTCTTCATTTCAGGAGCTGATAATGAAAAGATCCAAAAGGAATGGACCCTGGGACTTAAAATCAGAAAAACCCTGTATATACGAAGACAGATTAGagaaaaagcaggagaaaaaagaaagtgttcagATAGTTTCAGCTACTCAAAATAAAATCCTCACtgtagaaagaaaacataaaaatactgaatctgGCCAAAACATCAGCCCAAAGTCAGTCCCTGTTAGGCCACAGATGGTTCCCAGAGAAAAAACACCACCAAAATGTGAAATACAAGGAAACAGCTTCAAACAGAATTCAAATTTACTTaatcaacaaaaaaacaacacagcaGGGAAACGGTATAACTGTAGTATGTGTGAGAAAACCTTCATCAATACTTCATCTCTTCGTAAACATGAGAAAAACCATAGTggagagaaattatttaaatgtaaagacTGTTCAAAAGCCTTTAACCAAAGTTCAGCTCTTATTCAACATCAGATAACTCATACTGGAGAAAAACCCTATATATGtaaagaatgtgggaaagccttcactCTCAGTACATCCCTTTATAAGCACTTAAGAACACATACTGTGGAAAAATCCTATAGATGTAAAGAATGTGGTAAATCCTTCAGCCGAAGGTCAGGCCTTTTTATACATCAGAAGATCCATGCTGGAGAAAATCCCTATAAATATAACCCAGGTCGGAAGGCATCCAGTTGCAGCACATCCCTTCCTGGATGTCAGAgaattcattccagaaagaagtcCTATTTATGTAATGAATGTGGCAACACCTTTAAGTCTAGTTCATCTCTTCGTTatcatcagagaattcacacaggagagaagcctTTTAAATGTAGTGAGTGTGGGAGAGCCTTCAGTCAGAGTGCCTCTCTCATCCAGCATGaaagaattcacactggagaaaaaccctatagatgtaatgaatgtggaaaaggCTTCACTTCTATTTCACGACTTAATAGACACCGAATaattcatactggtgagaagTTTTATAATTGTAATGAATGTGGTAAAGCCTTAAGTTCCCATTCAACACTCATTATTCATGAAcgaattcacactggagagaaaccatgTAAGTGTAAAgtgtgtgggaaagccttcagacAAAGTTCAGCGCTCATTCAACATCAGAGAATGCACACTGGAGAAAGACCTTATAAATGTAATGAGTGTGGGAAAACGTTCAGGTGTAACTCATCTCTTAGCAATCATCAGCGAattcatacaggagagaaaccaTATCGATGTGAAGAATGTGGGATATCTTTTGGCCAAAGTTCAGCTCTTATTCAGCATCGGAGgattcacacaggagagaaacccttcAAATGTAACACATGTGGGAAAACTTTTAGGCAAAGCTCGTCACGTATTGcccatcagagaattcatactggagagaaaccttatgaatgtaaCACATGTGGGAAACTTTTCAATCACAGATCATCACTTACTAATCATTATAAAATTCATATTGAAGAGAACCCCTAG